A part of Geothrix oryzae genomic DNA contains:
- the trpS gene encoding tryptophan--tRNA ligase — protein MHRILSGIQPSGSQHIGHLVGALDNFTHLQGKGEAFYMIADWHALTSKYESVGEIWPATLELTATYLAAGLDPKQATIFVQSLVKEHAELHLLLSMVTPLSWLERVPTYKEKMQNAVADLGSYGFLGYPLLMTADIIIYKAHKVPVGEDQLFHVELAREVLRRFNFLYQREVFPEPEAVLTKTPKVPGLDGRKMSKSYGNCIYLRDSNADILEKCTRQMASDPARVRKTDPGNPDVCPVFEFHKLFSEDATVQLVNTECRRAGIGCFDCKKRVAEAIIRRVEPVREKIEGYLARPDDLQEVLRDGSARARAVAVETMADVRGAMKMPNI, from the coding sequence ATGCACCGCATCCTGTCCGGCATCCAGCCTTCCGGTTCCCAGCACATCGGCCACCTGGTGGGCGCCCTCGACAACTTCACCCACCTCCAGGGGAAGGGCGAGGCCTTCTACATGATCGCGGACTGGCACGCGCTCACCTCGAAGTACGAATCCGTCGGGGAGATCTGGCCGGCCACGCTGGAGCTCACCGCCACCTACCTCGCGGCGGGCCTGGATCCGAAGCAGGCCACGATCTTCGTGCAGAGCCTGGTGAAGGAGCACGCCGAGCTGCACCTGCTGCTGTCCATGGTCACGCCGCTTTCATGGCTGGAGCGGGTGCCCACCTACAAGGAGAAGATGCAGAACGCCGTGGCCGATCTGGGCAGCTACGGGTTCCTCGGCTATCCGCTGCTGATGACCGCGGACATCATCATCTACAAGGCCCACAAGGTGCCCGTGGGCGAAGACCAGCTCTTCCATGTGGAGCTCGCCCGGGAGGTGCTCCGCCGCTTCAACTTCCTCTACCAGCGGGAGGTGTTCCCCGAGCCCGAGGCCGTGCTCACCAAGACGCCCAAGGTGCCGGGCCTGGACGGCCGGAAGATGTCGAAGAGCTACGGGAACTGCATCTACCTGCGGGACAGCAACGCCGACATCCTGGAGAAGTGCACGCGGCAGATGGCCTCCGACCCGGCCCGCGTGCGCAAGACCGATCCCGGCAACCCCGATGTCTGTCCTGTCTTCGAGTTCCACAAGCTCTTCAGCGAGGATGCGACGGTCCAGCTGGTGAACACGGAGTGCCGCCGGGCGGGCATCGGCTGCTTCGACTGCAAGAAGCGCGTGGCCGAGGCCATCATCCGCCGCGTCGAGCCCGTGCGCGAGAAGATCGAAGGCTACCTGGCCCGGCCGGACGACCTGCAGGAAGTGTTGCGCGACGGCAGCGCCCGGGCCCGGGCCGTGGCGGTGGAAACCATGGCGGATGTGCGCGGCGCCATGAAGATGCCAAACATCTGA
- a CDS encoding site-2 protease family protein: MFDSISIPTILVSYVALLFSLSVHEASHATAAYWLEDDTAARLGRMTLNPLAHMDLLGTFVFPLLGMATGFPFIGWAKPVPVDPRNLTRRFTQRGGMAIVSAAGPASNVALAALFLGVLVVLVKVAAPPQALEMKLFAYALFARKVESLHALELGSALTLGLALTGRLVLINLGLALFNLLPLGPLDGSGILRGMLPWRWLPKYDRAQPWMGGALIVLALTGLLGYVIGPVFGVILMGVEAIARLFLGA; encoded by the coding sequence GTGTTCGACAGCATCTCCATCCCCACCATCCTCGTCAGCTATGTGGCCCTGCTCTTCAGCCTGAGCGTGCACGAGGCCAGCCATGCCACCGCGGCCTACTGGCTGGAGGACGATACGGCGGCGCGGCTGGGCCGGATGACCCTGAATCCCCTGGCGCACATGGATCTGCTGGGCACCTTCGTGTTTCCGCTGCTGGGGATGGCCACGGGCTTCCCCTTCATCGGCTGGGCCAAGCCCGTGCCCGTGGATCCCCGGAACCTCACCCGCCGCTTCACGCAGCGGGGCGGCATGGCGATCGTCTCGGCGGCCGGGCCCGCGTCCAATGTGGCGCTGGCGGCCCTCTTCCTGGGGGTCCTGGTCGTCCTCGTGAAGGTGGCGGCCCCGCCCCAGGCCCTGGAGATGAAGCTTTTCGCGTATGCGCTGTTCGCCCGCAAGGTCGAGAGCCTGCACGCCCTGGAACTGGGATCGGCGCTGACCCTGGGCCTGGCCCTGACAGGCCGGCTGGTGCTCATCAACCTCGGCCTGGCGCTCTTCAACCTGCTGCCCCTGGGCCCACTCGACGGCTCCGGCATCCTCCGCGGCATGCTGCCCTGGCGGTGGCTGCCGAAGTACGACCGCGCCCAGCCCTGGATGGGAGGGGCCCTGATCGTCCTGGCCCTCACGGGCCTGCTGGGCTATGTCATCGGGCCCGTCTTCGGCGTGATCCTGATGGGCGTCGAAGCCATCGCCCGCCTCTTCCTCGGAGCTTGA
- a CDS encoding aldehyde dehydrogenase family protein → MYLKPNAPAAASAGKSVIGFNLVNGREVEGDLGMIESRSAADRRDLVGMFPDSGEKDVARAAKAAAEAFKSWSTTPVAARGAVIQRTGEILTAHRERLARIITREVGMTPGEALAEVQEAIDACAFFTSETLNLQSRKLASGAAAHRRPVGVCGILATGSSPLAAPWRKILPAILCGNTVAWKPSDNAPTAAYLLLRALMEAGLPPGVVNTVNGRGRAGCGKHFLAGIDKGHYQSFSFVGSTALGRTVGEMCGRNLILPSLDLVGKGAMVVMPDADIDLAIQDALRAAFGHAGQRPIGLVNILLHEACAARFTQQFMDRVASLEVGNPMTDPAVAYGPMINARSAATFREHWDLGRAEGAVLRFGGDQWTEANRTSQVKGNIGHGAYMQPCVWEGVTPAMALFRNQVLGPTVNLSRFADFDEALAGINAGPCGPAISLYTQDRTWTERFKRETRADIINLNTTADDPGTRLPFAGYGTHPGSQTALDGFTRWQAVSDGVVEDPSQGTPLAPASPLQTDWASL, encoded by the coding sequence ATGTACCTCAAGCCCAACGCTCCCGCCGCCGCCAGCGCCGGGAAGTCCGTGATCGGCTTCAACCTCGTCAACGGCCGCGAGGTTGAGGGCGATCTGGGCATGATCGAGTCCCGGTCCGCCGCGGACCGGCGCGATCTGGTGGGCATGTTCCCCGACAGCGGCGAAAAGGATGTGGCCCGCGCCGCCAAGGCCGCCGCCGAGGCCTTCAAGTCCTGGTCCACCACGCCCGTCGCCGCGCGCGGGGCCGTGATCCAGCGCACCGGGGAGATCCTCACCGCCCACCGGGAGCGGCTGGCCCGCATCATCACCCGCGAGGTCGGCATGACCCCCGGGGAAGCCCTGGCCGAAGTGCAGGAGGCCATCGACGCCTGCGCGTTCTTCACCTCGGAGACCCTGAACCTCCAGAGCCGGAAGCTCGCCTCGGGCGCGGCGGCGCACCGTCGGCCCGTCGGGGTCTGCGGCATCCTCGCGACCGGCAGCTCCCCCCTGGCGGCGCCCTGGCGGAAGATCCTTCCGGCCATCCTCTGCGGCAACACGGTGGCCTGGAAACCCAGCGACAACGCCCCGACGGCGGCCTACCTCCTGCTGCGGGCCCTCATGGAAGCGGGCCTCCCGCCCGGCGTGGTGAACACCGTCAATGGCCGCGGCAGGGCCGGCTGCGGGAAGCACTTCCTCGCGGGCATCGACAAGGGGCACTACCAGTCCTTCAGTTTCGTGGGCTCCACCGCCCTGGGGCGGACCGTGGGCGAGATGTGCGGCCGCAACCTGATCCTTCCCAGCCTGGACCTCGTCGGCAAGGGCGCCATGGTCGTCATGCCGGACGCCGACATCGATCTCGCGATCCAGGATGCGCTCCGTGCCGCCTTCGGCCACGCCGGCCAGCGCCCCATCGGCCTGGTCAACATCCTCCTGCACGAAGCCTGCGCGGCCCGCTTCACGCAGCAGTTCATGGATCGCGTGGCCAGTCTCGAAGTGGGCAACCCCATGACGGATCCCGCCGTGGCCTACGGCCCCATGATCAATGCCCGCTCGGCCGCCACCTTCCGCGAGCACTGGGATCTGGGCCGCGCCGAGGGCGCCGTCCTGCGATTCGGCGGCGACCAGTGGACCGAAGCCAACCGCACCTCCCAGGTGAAGGGCAACATCGGACACGGCGCCTACATGCAGCCCTGCGTGTGGGAGGGTGTCACGCCCGCCATGGCCCTCTTCCGGAACCAGGTCCTCGGCCCCACGGTGAACCTCTCCAGATTCGCGGACTTCGACGAGGCCCTGGCCGGGATCAACGCCGGCCCCTGCGGCCCGGCCATCAGCCTCTACACCCAGGACCGCACCTGGACCGAGCGGTTCAAGCGCGAAACCCGGGCGGACATCATCAACCTCAACACCACGGCCGATGATCCGGGGACCCGCCTGCCCTTCGCCGGCTATGGCACCCATCCCGGCAGCCAGACGGCCCTCGACGGATTCACGCGCTGGCAGGCCGTGAGCGATGGCGTGGTGGAGGACCCTTCCCAGGGAACCCCCCTCGCCCCCGCCAGCCCCCTGCAGACCGACTGGGCGAGTCTCTAG
- a CDS encoding TlyA family RNA methyltransferase encodes MAKVRLDQLLVQRGLCETRAKAQARILAGEVLVDDRPVTKAGTAVAEEAPIRLRGEPLPFVSRGGLKLAGALDRWGIDPTGLVCFDAGSSTGGFTDCLLQRGAAKVYAVDVGTNQLHWKLRSDPRVISMEQVNLRTWEAAAIPERCSLLVADLSFISLRLAIPPVLPSLLPEAEAVLLVKPQFEAGREDVGAGGIVRDPAVHRRVLVDTWSFFAGTDLRPLDLALSPIKGGEGNSEFLLRLGLGAEPGSLGAALEGLGL; translated from the coding sequence GTGGCTAAGGTGCGCCTGGACCAGCTTCTCGTGCAGCGCGGCCTGTGCGAGACCCGCGCCAAGGCCCAGGCGCGGATCCTGGCGGGCGAAGTGCTGGTGGACGACCGGCCCGTCACCAAGGCGGGCACCGCCGTCGCCGAGGAGGCGCCCATCCGCCTGCGGGGCGAGCCCCTGCCTTTCGTGAGCCGGGGCGGGCTGAAGCTGGCCGGGGCCCTGGACCGCTGGGGGATCGATCCCACCGGCCTCGTCTGTTTCGATGCGGGCTCCAGCACCGGCGGCTTCACCGACTGCCTGTTGCAGCGGGGCGCGGCCAAGGTCTACGCGGTGGATGTGGGCACCAACCAGCTCCACTGGAAGCTGCGGAGCGACCCCCGGGTGATCTCCATGGAGCAGGTGAACCTCCGCACCTGGGAGGCGGCTGCCATCCCCGAGCGGTGCAGCCTGCTGGTGGCGGACCTGAGCTTCATTTCGCTGCGGCTGGCCATCCCGCCCGTGCTGCCCAGCCTCTTGCCGGAGGCCGAAGCCGTGCTGCTGGTGAAGCCCCAGTTCGAGGCGGGGCGCGAGGATGTGGGCGCCGGGGGCATTGTGCGCGATCCCGCCGTCCACCGCCGGGTGCTCGTGGACACCTGGTCGTTCTTCGCGGGGACGGACCTGCGGCCCCTGGACCTCGCCCTCAGCCCCATCAAGGGCGGGGAAGGGAACAGCGAGTTCCTGCTGCGGCTGGGCCTGGGTGCGGAACCTGGAAGTCTCGGCGCCGCGCTGGAAGGGTTGGGCCTCTAA
- the mltG gene encoding endolytic transglycosylase MltG: protein MARSSMSLRFLVATVLLAVAPAIGGWWAWKGQGPLRQEATVLVRKGANLNQVADQLERDGVIRSASLFKLWARARKLQLIRGEYTFNPRASLSDVAGKLRRAEIHYTAVSIPEGAHAWSVQKRLKGFVPEEVFWTLWKSPRLAKTAGFEQAESLEGLVAPATYKLHHAMEPEEVMLMLVEAFRDQIRPKLEGGVLPPYETLILASLVEKETKLPEEQPKVAGVYKKRLDIGMRLQCDPTSLYARWLSGDLRFTAPLPGDIRRVHPFNTYTTAGLPPTPIAVPSASALEAAKAPEMGRDLYFVATGRGGHSFAPSLKDHNRNVGTYRKEIARQRRIARG from the coding sequence ATGGCACGCTCCTCGATGTCCCTCCGCTTCCTCGTGGCCACGGTCCTGCTGGCCGTGGCCCCCGCCATCGGCGGCTGGTGGGCCTGGAAGGGGCAGGGCCCCCTCCGGCAGGAGGCCACGGTGCTGGTGAGGAAGGGCGCGAACCTCAACCAGGTGGCGGACCAGCTGGAGCGGGATGGCGTCATCCGTTCGGCCTCCCTGTTCAAGCTCTGGGCCCGGGCCCGCAAGCTCCAGCTGATCCGCGGCGAGTACACCTTCAACCCCCGGGCCAGCCTCTCGGATGTGGCGGGCAAGCTCCGGCGGGCGGAGATCCACTACACCGCGGTGTCCATCCCCGAGGGGGCCCACGCCTGGTCCGTGCAGAAGCGCCTCAAGGGCTTCGTGCCCGAAGAGGTCTTCTGGACCCTCTGGAAGAGCCCCCGCCTGGCGAAGACGGCGGGATTCGAGCAGGCGGAGAGCCTGGAGGGCCTCGTGGCCCCGGCCACTTATAAGCTGCACCATGCCATGGAGCCCGAAGAGGTGATGCTCATGCTGGTGGAGGCCTTCCGTGACCAGATCCGCCCCAAGCTCGAAGGCGGTGTCCTGCCCCCCTACGAGACCCTGATCCTGGCGAGCCTGGTGGAAAAGGAGACCAAGCTCCCCGAGGAGCAGCCGAAGGTGGCGGGCGTCTACAAGAAGCGGCTCGACATCGGCATGCGGCTGCAGTGCGACCCCACCAGCCTCTACGCGCGGTGGCTCAGCGGTGACCTGCGCTTCACCGCCCCGCTGCCGGGGGATATCCGCCGCGTCCACCCCTTCAACACCTACACCACGGCGGGACTTCCTCCCACGCCCATCGCCGTGCCCAGCGCCTCGGCCCTGGAGGCGGCGAAGGCGCCGGAGATGGGCCGGGACCTCTACTTCGTGGCCACCGGCAGGGGCGGCCACAGCTTCGCGCCCAGCCTGAAGGACCACAACCGGAATGTCGGCACCTACCGCAAGGAAATCGCCCGGCAGAGGCGGATCGCCCGTGGCTAA
- a CDS encoding APC family permease, with amino-acid sequence MSHGYRRHVGLFSATMLIAGSMIGSGVFIVAADMVRTGRSGGFLLAAWGLTAVLTLFAALSYGELAGMFPKAGGQYTYLRETYGPAAGFLYGWTFFVVIECGTIAAVAVGFGKYLGSFFPSITDAAWIGPHLDVPLLKVTEAISVGPYHLGLTPSRLSGIAVVLLLSAVNLYGVKLGTRIQDLFTVTKIGGLAALILLGLLLRPPATPSPAPFVPLDGAAALPFLTALLVVQTGSMFSADAWNAITFIAGEVKDPEHTIPRSLFIGTTLVCGLYVLANAAYLKVLGPAGIANAPQDRVGSAALQSLLGSGGGLIMAGSILISMFGCLNGLVLSGARVYQRMAEDGLFYPQAATLNAHGVPGFGLWIQALWTCLLTLTGTYGQLLDFVMLPTILFYVFTVGGVFLLRWRRPDFPRPVRVWGYPFVPGLYLFGALAIIGALFIHRPSYSWPGLLLVALGWPVYLVVKPRIAT; translated from the coding sequence ATGAGCCACGGTTATCGCCGCCATGTTGGTCTGTTCTCGGCCACCATGCTGATTGCTGGCTCGATGATCGGGAGCGGCGTCTTCATCGTCGCCGCCGACATGGTGCGCACGGGCCGCTCGGGCGGCTTCCTCCTGGCCGCCTGGGGCCTCACGGCGGTGCTGACGCTCTTCGCCGCCCTCAGCTACGGCGAATTGGCCGGGATGTTCCCCAAGGCCGGGGGGCAGTACACCTACCTTCGGGAGACCTATGGCCCGGCCGCGGGGTTCCTGTACGGCTGGACCTTCTTCGTGGTCATCGAGTGCGGCACCATCGCCGCCGTGGCCGTGGGCTTCGGGAAATACCTGGGCAGCTTCTTCCCCTCCATCACCGATGCCGCATGGATCGGCCCCCACCTGGATGTGCCGCTCCTGAAGGTCACCGAGGCGATCTCCGTGGGGCCCTACCACCTGGGACTCACGCCTTCGCGGCTGTCGGGCATCGCCGTGGTGCTGCTGCTCAGCGCCGTGAACCTCTACGGGGTGAAGTTGGGGACCCGCATCCAGGATCTGTTCACCGTGACCAAGATCGGCGGCCTCGCGGCCCTCATCCTGCTGGGCCTGCTGCTCCGCCCCCCGGCAACCCCCTCTCCGGCCCCGTTCGTTCCGCTGGATGGCGCTGCGGCCCTGCCCTTCCTCACGGCCCTGCTGGTGGTCCAGACCGGCAGCATGTTCTCGGCCGATGCCTGGAACGCCATCACCTTCATCGCCGGGGAGGTGAAGGACCCGGAGCACACCATCCCCCGCTCCCTCTTCATCGGCACCACCCTGGTCTGCGGCCTCTATGTCCTGGCCAACGCAGCCTACCTGAAGGTGCTCGGCCCCGCGGGCATCGCCAACGCCCCCCAGGACCGCGTGGGCAGCGCGGCCCTCCAGTCCCTGCTGGGTTCCGGCGGCGGGCTCATCATGGCGGGCAGCATCCTCATCTCCATGTTCGGCTGCCTGAACGGGCTGGTGCTGTCCGGAGCCCGGGTCTATCAGCGCATGGCCGAAGACGGCCTCTTCTACCCCCAGGCCGCCACGCTCAACGCCCACGGCGTGCCGGGGTTCGGCCTCTGGATCCAAGCCCTCTGGACCTGCCTCCTCACCCTCACGGGCACCTATGGCCAGCTGCTGGACTTCGTGATGCTCCCCACGATCCTCTTCTATGTCTTCACCGTGGGCGGGGTCTTCCTGCTGCGTTGGCGGCGGCCGGACTTTCCGCGCCCCGTGCGGGTCTGGGGCTACCCCTTCGTCCCCGGCCTCTACCTTTTCGGCGCCCTGGCCATCATCGGCGCCCTCTTCATCCACCGGCCCAGCTATTCCTGGCCGGGCCTCCTCCTGGTGGCCTTAGGCTGGCCTGTCTATCTTGTGGTGAAGCCCCGCATCGCCACCTGA
- a CDS encoding saccharopine dehydrogenase family protein, with product MTHIVILGAGRVGGAMARDLAPDFKVTVADRSEAALARMGEAGIATRPADLAAASAVKAAVADADIVVGAVPGFMGFATARAVLEAGKPLVDISFFDEDCFELDALAQRQNLTAIVDCGVAPGCGNLILGDLSRQWDRIHAFECLVGGLPVVRTWPYEYKAGFSPIDVIEEYTRPARYVKDGRTVTLPALSEPELLDFDGLGTLESFNTDGLRSIIRTFPQVPDMKEKTLRYPGHIEKMRILRETGFFGKSPIPVGSGEVVPLDLATALLFPLWQMGEGDEDFTVMRVTVEGEKAGQRMRKEWNLLDRYDRPTKTTSMARTTGYTCTAAVRLLARGGYRRKGISPPEFVGQEQGAWDFIREELAKRGVVFVEA from the coding sequence ATGACCCACATCGTCATTCTCGGAGCAGGCCGCGTCGGCGGCGCCATGGCCAGGGACCTGGCCCCGGACTTCAAGGTCACCGTGGCGGACCGCTCCGAAGCCGCCCTGGCCCGCATGGGCGAAGCGGGAATCGCCACGCGGCCCGCGGATCTCGCCGCCGCCAGCGCCGTGAAGGCCGCGGTGGCCGATGCCGACATCGTCGTGGGCGCCGTGCCCGGATTCATGGGGTTCGCCACGGCCAGGGCCGTCCTGGAGGCCGGAAAACCGCTCGTGGACATCTCCTTCTTCGACGAGGACTGCTTCGAGCTGGACGCGCTGGCCCAGCGCCAGAACCTCACCGCCATCGTGGACTGCGGCGTGGCGCCGGGCTGCGGCAACCTCATCCTGGGCGACCTCTCCCGCCAGTGGGACCGCATCCACGCCTTCGAGTGCCTGGTGGGCGGGCTCCCCGTGGTCCGCACCTGGCCCTACGAGTACAAGGCGGGCTTCAGCCCCATCGATGTCATCGAGGAATACACCCGGCCGGCCCGCTATGTGAAGGACGGCCGCACGGTGACGCTGCCCGCGCTGTCCGAGCCGGAGCTGCTGGACTTCGATGGCCTCGGCACCCTGGAATCCTTCAACACGGACGGCCTCCGCAGCATCATCCGGACCTTTCCCCAGGTGCCCGACATGAAGGAGAAGACCCTTCGCTACCCCGGCCACATCGAGAAGATGCGGATCCTGCGCGAGACCGGCTTCTTCGGCAAGAGCCCCATCCCCGTGGGCAGCGGCGAGGTCGTCCCCCTGGATCTCGCCACCGCCCTGCTCTTCCCCCTCTGGCAGATGGGCGAGGGCGACGAGGACTTCACGGTCATGCGCGTCACCGTGGAAGGCGAAAAGGCCGGCCAGCGGATGCGGAAGGAGTGGAACCTCCTGGATCGCTACGATCGGCCCACGAAGACCACCTCCATGGCCCGGACCACCGGCTACACCTGCACCGCCGCCGTGCGCCTGCTCGCCCGGGGGGGCTACCGTCGCAAGGGCATCAGCCCGCCGGAGTTCGTGGGTCAGGAGCAGGGCGCCTGGGACTTCATCCGCGAAGAACTGGCCAAGCGGGGCGTGGTGTTCGTCGAGGCCTGA
- the rapZ gene encoding RNase adapter RapZ — MELIVVTGLSGAGRHAVLGALEDTGCTALDNVPPRLLEPLLELESKLQPGRDRLVVGMDSRHPDFAAEFGPLLERLQAENIPVQVVFLEADDEALLRRYSETRRPHHLALLGSAGEGIRRERELLAPIRAMATTILDTSHLNLSELRQRVATLMPALPTRNTAVRLLSFGFKRGVPADADVILDARFLPNPYYVEALKPLTGRDWAVQEYLLESPEFREFLDRAESWLRWSLPLVQQEGRAYHTLAIGCTGGQHRSVALVEMLGQRLRREVAALVIRHRELEG; from the coding sequence ATGGAACTCATTGTGGTCACGGGGCTCTCGGGAGCAGGACGCCATGCGGTGCTCGGCGCGCTGGAAGACACCGGCTGCACGGCCCTGGACAATGTCCCGCCCCGCCTGCTGGAGCCGTTGCTCGAGCTGGAATCCAAGCTACAGCCCGGCAGGGACCGGCTGGTGGTGGGCATGGACAGCCGCCACCCTGATTTCGCGGCGGAGTTCGGGCCGCTGCTGGAGCGCCTCCAGGCCGAGAACATCCCCGTGCAGGTGGTCTTCCTGGAGGCGGACGACGAGGCGCTGCTGCGCCGCTACTCCGAGACCCGCCGGCCCCACCACCTGGCCCTCCTCGGGTCCGCCGGCGAGGGCATCCGCCGGGAGCGGGAACTGCTCGCGCCCATCCGGGCCATGGCCACCACCATTCTCGACACCAGCCACCTGAACCTGTCGGAGCTGCGCCAGCGCGTCGCGACCCTGATGCCCGCCCTGCCCACGCGCAACACCGCCGTGCGGCTGCTCAGTTTCGGGTTCAAGCGGGGCGTTCCGGCCGATGCGGATGTGATCTTGGACGCCCGGTTCCTGCCCAATCCCTACTATGTCGAAGCCCTGAAGCCGTTGACGGGCCGGGACTGGGCCGTGCAGGAATACCTGCTGGAGTCCCCCGAGTTCCGGGAATTCCTCGATCGGGCCGAATCCTGGCTGCGGTGGTCCCTGCCCCTGGTCCAGCAGGAGGGACGCGCCTACCACACCCTGGCCATCGGCTGCACCGGGGGGCAGCATCGCTCCGTGGCGCTGGTGGAGATGCTCGGGCAGCGCCTCCGGCGGGAGGTCGCGGCCCTGGTCATCCGCCACCGGGAGCTGGAAGGCTGA